A single region of the Flavobacteriales bacterium genome encodes:
- a CDS encoding 3-hydroxyacyl-CoA dehydrogenase: MRIAAIGTPDRIKELTKKVSSKHELIEVKNNDFANADIVFDLNFDDFEHRLANYAHLKGTVVVVSAIKQQLEQVVYDFGKPIHCQLFGINALPTFLDRELAEMTSVQADSRKEAEEIFKELDWPIKWVESRVGMVTPRVVLMIINEAYYTVQEGTAAKEDIDIGMKLGTAYPKGPFEWANEIGLKNVYEVLNALYIDTHDERYKVCPMLKTEYLQLVSSVSV, encoded by the coding sequence ATGAGGATAGCAGCAATAGGCACACCGGATAGAATAAAGGAACTGACGAAAAAAGTTTCTTCAAAACACGAATTGATAGAAGTCAAAAATAATGATTTTGCAAATGCTGATATTGTTTTTGATTTAAACTTTGATGATTTTGAACATCGACTTGCTAATTACGCTCATTTAAAAGGCACAGTGGTTGTGGTTTCTGCCATAAAGCAACAATTGGAACAAGTGGTGTATGATTTTGGAAAGCCAATTCATTGCCAATTGTTTGGTATAAATGCATTACCAACATTTTTAGATAGAGAGCTTGCTGAAATGACAAGCGTTCAAGCAGATAGCAGAAAGGAAGCTGAAGAAATTTTCAAGGAACTGGATTGGCCAATAAAATGGGTTGAAAGCAGGGTGGGAATGGTAACGCCACGCGTAGTTTTAATGATAATAAACGAGGCCTATTACACGGTGCAAGAAGGAACGGCGGCAAAGGAAGACATTGACATAGGCATGAAGCTGGGAACAGCCTATCCGAAGGGACCATTTGAGTGGGCCAACGAAATTGGTCTAAAAAATGTGTATGAGGTTTTAAATGCCCTATACATAGACACGCATGATGAACGTTACAAGGTTTGCCCTATGCTAAAAACGGAGTATTTACAACTGGTTTCATCGGTTTCGGTTTGA
- the rdgB gene encoding RdgB/HAM1 family non-canonical purine NTP pyrophosphatase, producing MSEKTPLVFATHNAHKAFEIQAILGEAFNVKTLSDIGFFDEIEETENTLEGNARLKSDALFSKFNCNVFSDDTGLEVTALNGEPGVFSARYAGEEKDNQANMALLLKNLQPFADRSAQFRTVISLYFNGQHHFFEGVVKGTIITKKRGNAGFGYDPIFVPDGHSKTFAEMDKTEKNAISHRGRAIAKMVAFLTGKG from the coding sequence ATGAGCGAAAAAACGCCTCTTGTTTTTGCCACACACAATGCCCACAAAGCTTTCGAAATACAGGCTATTTTGGGCGAGGCGTTCAATGTAAAAACACTTTCTGATATTGGTTTTTTTGATGAAATTGAAGAAACTGAAAACACACTTGAAGGCAATGCTCGGTTGAAATCGGATGCCCTTTTTTCTAAATTTAATTGCAATGTTTTTAGCGATGATACCGGATTGGAAGTAACTGCCTTAAACGGCGAGCCGGGTGTTTTTTCGGCAAGATATGCCGGAGAAGAAAAAGATAATCAGGCAAATATGGCCTTGTTGCTCAAAAATCTACAACCTTTTGCGGATAGGTCTGCTCAATTTAGAACGGTTATATCGCTTTATTTTAATGGCCAACACCATTTTTTTGAGGGTGTTGTTAAAGGCACAATCATTACTAAAAAAAGAGGCAACGCAGGTTTTGGCTACGACCCTATTTTTGTACCCGATGGACACTCAAAAACCTTTGCCGAAATGGATAAAACAGAAAAAAATGCCATTAGCCACCGAGGAAGAGCCATTGCTAAAATGGTGGCGTTTTTAACTGGGAAGGGTTGA
- a CDS encoding RidA family protein, which translates to METSKKIIHTDNAPAAIGPYSQAVLVGNTLYCSGQIAINPATGNLVLDSIEAETHQVLKNVGAVLKAADMDYSNVVKASIFMATMDDYAKINAVYGEYFRDNPPAREAVAVKTLPKNVHVEISVVAVK; encoded by the coding sequence ATGGAAACTTCAAAAAAAATCATTCACACAGATAATGCTCCGGCTGCTATCGGGCCATATAGTCAGGCGGTTTTAGTGGGCAATACACTCTATTGTTCAGGGCAAATTGCCATTAATCCGGCTACCGGAAACTTGGTTTTGGACAGCATTGAAGCCGAAACACATCAGGTTTTAAAAAATGTAGGGGCAGTTTTAAAGGCTGCCGATATGGATTACAGCAACGTGGTAAAAGCCTCTATTTTTATGGCCACCATGGATGATTATGCCAAAATAAACGCCGTTTATGGCGAGTATTTTAGAGATAATCCTCCCGCAAGAGAGGCCGTGGCGGTAAAGACTTTGCCTAAAAATGTACATGTGGAAATTAGTGTTGTGGCGGTTAAATGA
- a CDS encoding methylated-DNA--[protein]-cysteine S-methyltransferase, translated as MIIDSPVGKLKIVESELGVSELIFGKKSEEKMDSAFSEAAHQIKEYFDGKRKVFELKLDLKGTDFQLKVWNELLKIPYGKTISYEDLAMRLGDEKVIRAAASANGKNPIPILVPCHRVIGKDGSLTGYSGQLWRKEMLLRHEGVLKQTTIF; from the coding sequence ATGATAATTGACTCGCCCGTTGGAAAGCTGAAAATTGTAGAAAGTGAACTCGGAGTTTCGGAACTTATTTTTGGTAAAAAATCAGAAGAAAAAATGGATAGTGCTTTTTCGGAGGCGGCACACCAAATCAAAGAATATTTTGACGGAAAAAGAAAAGTATTTGAACTAAAATTAGACTTAAAAGGAACTGATTTTCAGCTTAAAGTTTGGAACGAATTATTAAAAATCCCTTATGGAAAAACCATTAGTTATGAGGATTTGGCCATGCGGTTGGGGGACGAAAAAGTAATACGTGCTGCGGCATCAGCCAATGGCAAAAACCCGATTCCTATCCTTGTTCCATGCCACCGTGTAATAGGTAAAGATGGAAGCCTAACGGGCTATTCCGGCCAACTTTGGCGAAAAGAGATGTTGTTGAGGCACGAGGGTGTTCTAAAGCAAACCACGATTTTCTAA
- a CDS encoding 1-acyl-sn-glycerol-3-phosphate acyltransferase codes for MRKLYKFIFKQLGWKVAGRLPVNHKKYVLVVAPHTSNWDFFVGLGARATFNFWPQYAAKSDLFFWPLGWILKRLGGYPVVRSKNTNFVQSFADIFKKEKEFILTITPEGTRSYNPDWKTGFYYIAKEANVPIVPVAFDYKTKTVTMREPMNTDMSVEETIDELKKWYSHFQGKNPQNGVHYDN; via the coding sequence TTGAGAAAATTATATAAATTTATCTTTAAACAGTTGGGGTGGAAGGTAGCCGGACGATTGCCCGTCAATCATAAAAAATACGTTTTAGTTGTTGCACCACATACCAGCAATTGGGATTTTTTTGTCGGACTTGGTGCCAGAGCCACATTCAATTTTTGGCCACAATATGCGGCTAAAAGCGACTTGTTTTTTTGGCCTTTGGGTTGGATTCTTAAAAGACTGGGGGGCTATCCCGTGGTTAGGTCAAAAAACACCAACTTTGTTCAGAGTTTTGCCGATATTTTTAAAAAAGAAAAAGAGTTTATTCTGACTATAACTCCCGAAGGGACACGTAGCTATAACCCCGACTGGAAAACAGGTTTTTATTACATTGCAAAAGAAGCGAACGTGCCTATTGTTCCGGTGGCTTTTGACTATAAAACCAAAACGGTGACCATGCGAGAACCGATGAATACAGACATGTCGGTGGAAGAAACCATTGATGAATTAAAAAAATGGTATAGCCATTTTCAGGGTAAAAATCCCCAAAACGGTGTGCACTATGATAATTGA